In one window of Buchnera aphidicola (Schlechtendalia chinensis) DNA:
- the rnc gene encoding ribonuclease III: MNHNVVSKLQKTLGYIFTKKDLLIQALTHRSANSKHNERLEFLGDSILSFVIANALYHFFPNVNEGDMSRMRATLVKGNTLAKIASEFNLGNYLQLGQGELKSGGFRRESILANTIEALIGSIFLDSNLKTVEKLILKWYKKRLEKISPGDTQKDPKTRLQEYLQSKHLPLPSYLVEQVYGEAHNQLFTIYCEISGVNEKLIGIGSSRRKAEQEAAQNALTKLGLE, from the coding sequence ATGAACCATAATGTAGTGAGCAAATTACAAAAAACTCTAGGATATATTTTTACTAAAAAAGATTTGTTAATTCAAGCATTAACTCATAGAAGTGCAAATAGTAAGCATAACGAAAGACTTGAGTTTTTAGGAGATTCTATTCTAAGTTTTGTTATAGCTAATGCTCTATATCATTTTTTTCCTAACGTTAATGAAGGAGATATGAGCAGAATGAGAGCAACTTTAGTTAAAGGAAACACTTTAGCTAAAATAGCATCTGAATTCAATTTAGGTAATTATTTACAATTAGGGCAAGGAGAACTTAAAAGTGGTGGATTCAGAAGAGAATCAATATTAGCAAATACGATAGAAGCACTTATTGGTAGTATATTTTTAGATAGTAATTTAAAAACAGTAGAAAAATTAATCTTAAAATGGTATAAAAAAAGATTAGAAAAAATTAGTCCTGGAGATACTCAAAAAGATCCTAAGACTAGATTACAAGAATATTTACAATCAAAACATTTGCCTCTACCTTCATATCTAGTAGAACAAGTTTATGGAGAAGCACATAACCAATTATTTACTATTTATTGCGAAATTAGTGGAGTAAATGAGAAACTAATTGGAATTGGATCTAGCCGAAGAAAAGCAGAACAAGAAGCAGCGCAAAACGCATTAACAAAACTAGGATTAGAGTGA
- the lepB gene encoding signal peptidase I — translation MLDYNKKRKHAKKKMKINFSNKFETTIFQNCIQFLASLFPIFFIIFLIRSFLFEPFKIPSESMMPTLLVGDYILVKKFSYGIRNPITNNILINISHPERGDVVVFKYPKNTSLNYIKRVIGLPGDEITYNTFSKNFIVKFKSTKFKNCKQKFIIPHINIQPSNFFQIFKKTIYFSQSKKSPKNKKILRSIIFRLNICTEQLDKLAYKILFSNNIVDQKSMYFQQKSQKRGTWIVPKNMYFVIGDNRDNSLDSRYWGFVPENNLIGKATTIWMSLKKIENGWPIGIRINRIGSIY, via the coding sequence GTGTTGGATTATAATAAAAAGAGAAAACATGCTAAAAAAAAAATGAAAATCAACTTTTCTAATAAATTTGAAACTACGATTTTTCAAAATTGTATACAATTTTTAGCTTCTCTTTTTCCTATATTTTTTATAATTTTTTTAATTCGATCTTTTTTGTTTGAACCATTTAAAATTCCGTCTGAATCTATGATGCCTACATTGTTAGTAGGAGATTATATATTAGTCAAAAAATTTTCTTATGGAATTAGAAATCCGATTACTAATAATATATTAATCAATATTAGTCATCCTGAACGCGGTGATGTAGTAGTTTTTAAATATCCAAAAAATACAAGTTTAAATTATATTAAAAGAGTTATAGGACTACCTGGCGACGAAATTACTTATAATACATTTTCTAAAAATTTTATCGTAAAATTTAAAAGCACTAAATTCAAAAATTGTAAACAAAAATTTATAATTCCCCATATAAATATACAGCCAAGCAATTTTTTTCAAATATTTAAAAAAACTATATACTTTTCACAGAGTAAGAAAAGCCCTAAAAATAAAAAAATATTAAGGAGTATAATTTTCCGTTTAAATATATGTACAGAACAATTAGACAAATTAGCATATAAAATACTATTTTCTAATAATATAGTAGATCAAAAATCAATGTATTTTCAACAAAAAAGTCAAAAAAGAGGAACCTGGATTGTTCCAAAAAATATGTATTTTGTAATAGGCGATAACCGAGATAATAGTTTGGACAGTCGATATTGGGGTTTTGTTCCAGAAAATAATCTAATAGGAAAAGCAACTACTATATGGATGAGTCTCAAAAAAATAGAAAATGGTTGGCCAATCGGAATACGAATAAATCGCATTGGAAGTATATATTAA
- the lepA gene encoding translation elongation factor 4, whose translation MKRIRNFCIIAHIDHGKSTISDRFIQLCGGLSEREMSSQVLDSMDLEKERGITIKAQSVTINYISNKNKEYQLNFIDTPGHVDFSYEVSRSLSACEGALLIVDSVQGVEAQTVSNCHKALDMNLTIIPVLNKIDLPNSNPKKVEKDIEKLVGISVKNSIHCSAKTGKGIKNVLEQIIRDISAPNGNINNDFQALIIDSWFDNYLGVVSLICVKNGILKEKSKIKVMSTNKTYYVEKIGIFTPKRVYKNSLKCGEIGWIICGIRNIIGAPVGDTLASVNSVSEYALPGFKKIKPNIYAGLFTINTNQFDIFRNALEKLSLNDSSLFYEPESSMSLGFGFRCGFLGILHMEIIQARLEREYNIEIISTQPTVVYKIIKTNNDILFLDTPSQFPTANLIKEIQEPIAKCKILLPKKYLGNILSLCSEKRGVQTDVTYYGNQIMLHYSIPMSEIILNFFDQLKSQSSGYASLEYNFESYKTSNMKLLDILINYKKIDSLSLIIHKTQVMIQARIIIEKMKKLIPRHQFDIVIQAIIEKKIVAKSTIKQLRKNVLAKCYGGDVTRKKKLLKKQKLGKKKMKKIGNINIPKEVFLSILKKSNSS comes from the coding sequence ATGAAAAGAATAAGAAATTTTTGTATTATTGCTCATATTGACCATGGAAAATCAACTATTTCTGATAGGTTCATTCAACTTTGCGGAGGATTATCAGAAAGAGAAATGAGTTCGCAAGTTTTAGATTCTATGGATTTAGAAAAAGAAAGAGGCATTACTATTAAAGCACAAAGCGTTACAATTAATTATATTTCAAATAAAAATAAAGAATACCAACTAAATTTTATCGATACTCCAGGACATGTAGATTTTTCATATGAAGTATCACGTTCTTTATCTGCTTGTGAAGGTGCTCTACTAATTGTAGATTCAGTACAAGGAGTAGAAGCACAAACTGTATCTAATTGTCATAAAGCTTTAGATATGAATCTAACAATTATACCTGTTTTAAACAAAATAGATTTACCTAATTCTAATCCTAAAAAAGTAGAAAAAGACATAGAGAAACTTGTAGGAATTTCTGTAAAAAATTCAATACATTGTTCAGCTAAGACAGGAAAGGGTATTAAAAATGTATTAGAACAAATTATACGTGATATTTCTGCTCCAAATGGAAACATAAATAATGATTTTCAAGCACTAATAATTGATTCTTGGTTTGATAATTATTTAGGAGTAGTATCTCTGATTTGCGTAAAGAATGGAATTCTTAAAGAAAAGTCTAAAATAAAAGTAATGAGTACAAATAAAACATATTATGTAGAAAAAATAGGAATATTTACTCCAAAAAGAGTATATAAAAACAGTTTAAAATGTGGTGAAATAGGCTGGATCATTTGTGGAATTAGAAATATAATTGGTGCACCCGTTGGTGATACCTTAGCATCAGTAAATAGCGTTTCAGAGTATGCACTGCCTGGATTTAAAAAAATTAAACCAAACATTTATGCAGGTTTGTTCACTATTAATACAAATCAATTTGACATTTTTAGAAACGCATTAGAAAAATTAAGTTTAAATGATTCATCTTTGTTTTATGAACCTGAATCTTCTATGTCATTAGGTTTTGGTTTTAGATGTGGGTTTTTAGGAATATTGCATATGGAAATTATACAAGCTAGGTTAGAACGCGAATATAATATTGAGATAATATCAACGCAACCTACCGTTGTATATAAAATTATAAAAACTAATAATGATATTTTATTTCTTGATACCCCATCTCAATTTCCGACGGCAAATTTAATTAAAGAAATTCAAGAACCGATAGCTAAATGCAAAATTTTACTACCTAAAAAATATTTAGGAAATATATTATCATTATGTTCGGAAAAAAGAGGAGTGCAAACCGATGTAACATATTATGGCAATCAAATCATGTTACATTATAGCATTCCAATGTCAGAAATTATATTAAATTTTTTCGATCAGTTAAAATCTCAATCTAGTGGATATGCTTCATTAGAGTACAACTTTGAGTCATATAAAACTTCTAATATGAAATTATTAGATATATTGATAAACTATAAAAAAATTGATTCTTTATCATTAATAATTCATAAAACACAAGTAATGATTCAAGCACGCATAATAATAGAAAAAATGAAAAAGTTAATTCCAAGGCATCAATTTGACATTGTCATTCAAGCAATTATAGAAAAAAAAATAGTTGCAAAATCCACTATTAAGCAGTTGAGAAAAAATGTATTAGCAAAATGTTACGGAGGAGATGTAACTAGGAAAAAAAAATTATTAAAAAAACAAAAACTTGGAAAAAAGAAAATGAAAAAAATTGGAAATATAAATATACCAAAAGAAGTATTTTTATCTATTTTAAAAAAATCCAATTCGTCTTAA
- the mnmA gene encoding tRNA 2-thiouridine(34) synthase MnmA, whose amino-acid sequence MLKFKKKVVLAMSGGVDSSVSAWILKNKNYHVEGLFMKNWEENDNNTYCSSKKDLEDAECVCDQLGIHLNKVNFSFEYWEYVFKKFLKEYKLGKTPNPDVLCNKEIKFKAFYEFAINNLGADFIATGHYVRRKDFKKLSFLLRGVDFKKDQSYFLYTINKHILKKCLFPLGKMTKDVVRKIAKRLNLVVFNKKDSTGICFINPKNFNNFLNTYIPQKKGNIITTSGKIIGLHKGLAYYTLGQRKGLGIGGMDGVKNIPWYVIEKDIICNSLIVAQGVNNHYLMSIGLIAYRLHWINEIEINDCYLCSVKVRYCQKDVECKISIYKEKMVKVLFKYPISSITPGQSVVFYLSELCLGGGIIKSRLPILTL is encoded by the coding sequence ATGTTAAAATTTAAAAAAAAAGTTGTGTTAGCTATGTCTGGAGGCGTAGATTCATCTGTATCTGCATGGATTTTAAAAAATAAAAATTATCATGTAGAGGGATTATTTATGAAAAATTGGGAGGAAAATGATAACAATACTTATTGTTCTTCGAAAAAAGATTTAGAAGATGCTGAATGTGTTTGTGATCAGTTAGGCATCCATTTAAATAAAGTTAATTTTTCTTTTGAATATTGGGAATACGTATTTAAAAAATTTTTAAAAGAATATAAATTAGGAAAAACACCTAACCCTGATGTATTATGTAACAAAGAAATAAAATTTAAAGCATTTTATGAGTTTGCTATTAATAATCTCGGTGCTGATTTTATTGCTACTGGACATTATGTTCGAAGAAAAGATTTTAAAAAATTGTCATTTTTATTGCGAGGTGTTGATTTTAAAAAAGATCAAAGTTATTTTTTATATACTATTAATAAGCATATTCTTAAAAAGTGTTTGTTCCCATTAGGAAAAATGACGAAAGATGTTGTAAGAAAAATAGCAAAACGTTTAAATTTAGTTGTTTTTAACAAAAAAGATTCTACTGGAATTTGCTTTATAAATCCCAAAAATTTTAATAATTTTTTGAATACATATATTCCGCAAAAAAAAGGAAACATTATTACTACTTCCGGTAAAATAATAGGATTACATAAAGGACTGGCATATTATACTTTAGGCCAAAGGAAAGGATTAGGTATAGGAGGAATGGACGGTGTTAAAAATATTCCGTGGTATGTCATAGAAAAAGATATTATTTGTAATTCTTTAATTGTTGCTCAAGGAGTTAATAATCATTATTTAATGTCTATAGGATTAATAGCGTATCGTTTACATTGGATAAATGAAATAGAGATAAATGATTGTTATTTATGTTCAGTGAAAGTAAGATATTGTCAAAAAGACGTTGAATGTAAAATATCTATATATAAAGAAAAAATGGTAAAAGTATTATTTAAATATCCAATTTCATCAATAACTCCTGGACAATCTGTAGTTTTTTACTTATCAGAGTTATGTTTAGGAGGGGGTATAATTAAATCACGGTTACCCATACTAACATTGTAA
- the hflD gene encoding high frequency lysogenization protein HflD, translating to MIKNFYSIMLSLSGICQSVFFVHQLSQTGTCNEDGLKVSVNSILKINPETTLSVYGNSEKNLKSGVETLLSLLKYSNNYNISHVMLRYIFHIIILEKKLKKNVFYRKILFKKISMLIERNVNFSYSHDTLVDLLSVIYLDVISKLGSRIQIFGSQKILKNISVQNKIRCTLLAGIRSAVLWRQVGGNFFQLIFCRNQIYNQANNVFKKFFFDH from the coding sequence GTGATTAAAAATTTTTATTCAATTATGTTGTCTCTGTCTGGAATATGTCAATCAGTTTTTTTTGTGCATCAATTATCTCAAACAGGAACTTGTAATGAAGATGGGTTAAAAGTAAGTGTTAATAGTATATTAAAAATTAATCCAGAAACTACATTATCTGTATATGGAAATTCAGAAAAAAATTTAAAATCAGGAGTAGAAACGTTATTATCTTTATTAAAATATTCTAATAATTATAATATATCACACGTAATGTTACGTTATATATTTCACATCATTATTTTAGAAAAAAAGTTAAAAAAAAACGTTTTTTACCGAAAAATATTATTTAAAAAGATTTCTATGCTAATAGAAAGAAATGTAAATTTTTCATATTCTCATGATACATTAGTTGATTTACTATCAGTAATATATTTAGATGTTATTAGTAAATTAGGATCACGTATTCAAATTTTTGGATCACAAAAAATATTAAAAAATATATCAGTTCAAAATAAAATTCGTTGTACATTACTTGCAGGAATTCGTTCGGCAGTCTTATGGAGACAAGTTGGTGGTAATTTTTTTCAACTTATTTTTTGTAGAAATCAAATATATAATCAGGCTAATAATGTATTTAAAAAGTTTTTTTTTGACCATTAA
- the purB gene encoding adenylosuccinate lyase, whose translation MMLSSLTAISPIDGRYGNRTVKLRDIFSEYAFLKFRVKVELLWLKKLLTLKEINVFIKENESINCRIDEIMNNFNEHDAQNIKKLEKTINHDVKSIEYFLKDKLFKMLGAHRVVNFVHCFCTSEDINNLAYSLMLKAAKDKFIIPIWENIIKELKKIISNYYNFPILSRTHGQPATPSTIGKEMVNFSYRIERQLIQFKNINLLGKINGSTGNYNAHFSAYPNINWHKISQDFVLSLGLEWNPYTTQIEPHDYISEFFSCIARVNTILINFNQDMWGYISLNYFVQKNNVNEIGSSIMPHKINPINFENSEGNLGLANAIISYFTRKLPISRWQRDLSDSTVLRNMGSVIAYSMIAYDSMISGIQKLKVNEVQLLEDLDKHWEILAEPIHTVMCKYGIRDAYDKLKLLTRGKKINSAIIHSYINSLTIPEEEKIQLIQLTPMSYLGLSTKLAKNFKNYKHNE comes from the coding sequence ATGATGCTATCATCTCTTACTGCTATTTCACCGATAGATGGTCGTTATGGCAATCGTACTGTTAAATTACGAGATATTTTTAGTGAATACGCATTTTTAAAATTTCGTGTAAAAGTTGAATTACTTTGGTTAAAAAAGTTATTAACATTAAAAGAAATAAATGTATTTATAAAAGAAAATGAGAGTATTAATTGTCGAATCGATGAAATTATGAACAATTTTAATGAACATGATGCTCAAAATATAAAAAAATTAGAGAAGACAATTAATCATGATGTAAAGTCAATAGAATATTTTTTAAAAGACAAATTGTTTAAGATGTTAGGTGCACATCGAGTTGTGAACTTTGTACATTGCTTTTGCACTTCAGAAGATATAAATAACTTAGCATATTCTTTAATGTTAAAAGCTGCTAAAGACAAATTTATTATTCCTATTTGGGAAAATATTATTAAAGAACTCAAAAAAATTATATCTAATTATTATAATTTTCCTATTTTATCTCGAACCCATGGTCAACCAGCTACTCCATCGACAATAGGAAAAGAAATGGTTAATTTTTCTTATAGAATAGAACGTCAATTGATACAATTTAAAAATATAAATTTATTAGGGAAAATTAATGGCTCTACTGGTAATTATAACGCGCATTTTTCAGCATATCCTAATATTAACTGGCATAAAATTAGTCAAGATTTTGTTTTATCTCTTGGATTAGAATGGAATCCTTATACTACTCAAATTGAACCTCATGATTATATTTCTGAGTTTTTTAGTTGTATAGCGAGAGTTAATACTATTTTAATTAATTTTAATCAAGATATGTGGGGATACATTTCGTTAAACTATTTTGTTCAAAAGAATAACGTTAATGAAATTGGTTCTTCTATTATGCCACATAAAATAAATCCTATAAATTTTGAAAATTCTGAAGGGAATCTTGGGCTTGCAAATGCTATAATAAGTTATTTTACACGAAAATTACCTATTTCGCGTTGGCAAAGAGACTTAAGTGATTCTACAGTATTAAGAAATATGGGTTCAGTTATAGCTTATTCGATGATAGCATATGATTCTATGATATCAGGAATTCAGAAATTAAAAGTTAATGAAGTACAACTTTTAGAAGATTTAGACAAGCATTGGGAAATATTAGCAGAACCAATTCACACTGTAATGTGTAAATATGGGATAAGAGATGCTTATGATAAATTAAAGTTATTAACTAGAGGAAAAAAAATTAATTCAGCTATAATTCATAGTTACATTAACAGTTTGACAATTCCAGAGGAAGAAAAAATACAGCTAATTCAATTAACTCCTATGAGTTATTTGGGTTTATCAACAAAATTAGCTAAAAATTTTAAAAATTATAAACATAATGAGTAA
- a CDS encoding transglycosylase SLT domain-containing protein: protein MRTWSKIVQKISKKYNVDQRLIKSIICVESSGNQRAVSRSKAIGLMQVKPFGAGKEVYQFQGKIGQPSISDLYDPKINIDIGTAYIYVLQHQYLAGLHNKEILQYATIVSYVNGSSALLKTLSNDRNQAIKKLNKMKKIGFFNHIKKNIQHYKHGNI, encoded by the coding sequence ATGCGAACTTGGTCTAAAATTGTTCAAAAAATTTCAAAAAAATATAATGTTGATCAAAGATTAATAAAATCTATTATTTGTGTTGAATCATCAGGAAATCAAAGAGCTGTAAGTCGTTCCAAAGCAATTGGATTAATGCAAGTAAAACCATTCGGTGCTGGTAAAGAAGTGTATCAATTTCAAGGTAAAATTGGTCAACCATCTATTAGCGATTTGTATGATCCTAAAATTAATATTGATATAGGAACAGCTTACATTTATGTTTTACAACATCAGTATTTAGCAGGATTGCATAATAAAGAAATATTACAATATGCGACGATTGTATCATATGTAAATGGTTCAAGCGCACTTTTAAAAACTTTATCTAATGATAGAAATCAGGCAATTAAAAAACTAAATAAAATGAAAAAAATAGGTTTTTTTAATCACATAAAAAAAAACATCCAGCATTACAAGCATGGAAATATTTAA
- a CDS encoding enoyl-ACP reductase FabI produces MGFMKGKKILITGIANRCSLAFGIARAMRAQSATLALTYHLDKMREKVLSLAKELGISIVFPCDVSSDESIRMLFFKISKRWKKFDGFVHSIAYSPKHQMSGDYINNITRKDFLHVHDISSYSFVGMAKECRSMLKKNSALLTLSYIGSQEVVPNYNVMGVAKASLESNIRYMASSMGNDSIRVNAISSAPIRTLSSYGIKNFKNILNFSNSISLCNNSVTVQDIGNTAAFLCSNLSKGITGQIIYVDGGFNISAMK; encoded by the coding sequence ATGGGTTTTATGAAAGGAAAAAAAATTTTAATTACAGGAATAGCAAATCGATGTTCTCTTGCTTTCGGTATAGCTAGAGCGATGCGAGCACAAAGTGCTACTCTAGCGTTAACATATCATCTTGACAAGATGAGAGAAAAAGTGCTTTCTTTAGCGAAAGAATTAGGAATTAGTATTGTTTTTCCATGTGATGTATCTAGTGATGAAAGTATTAGAATGTTATTTTTTAAAATATCTAAAAGATGGAAAAAATTCGATGGATTTGTTCATTCTATAGCGTATTCTCCAAAACATCAAATGTCTGGAGATTATATTAATAATATAACTAGAAAAGATTTTTTACATGTTCATGATATTAGTTCTTATAGTTTTGTAGGCATGGCTAAAGAATGTAGATCTATGTTAAAAAAAAATTCAGCTCTTTTGACATTAAGTTATATAGGTTCTCAAGAAGTAGTGCCTAACTATAATGTTATGGGTGTTGCAAAAGCTTCATTAGAGTCAAATATAAGATATATGGCAAGTAGTATGGGAAATGATAGTATTCGAGTTAACGCAATATCATCTGCTCCAATTAGAACTTTATCTTCATATGGAATTAAAAATTTTAAAAATATATTAAATTTCAGTAATTCTATATCTCTTTGCAATAATTCAGTTACTGTTCAAGACATTGGAAACACTGCAGCATTTTTATGTTCTAATTTATCTAAAGGTATTACTGGACAAATAATTTATGTTGACGGTGGATTTAATATTTCTGCTATGAAATAA
- a CDS encoding exoribonuclease II, whose protein sequence is MFHNHPLLSKLKKKLHSKIPRIEGTIKSTRKGFGFLEINSHTSYFVPPQEMKLVMHGDRVIAQLKIENNREVVYPEKLIEPFLSNFIGKIQIIQENFYVKPDYPYYKELISCTVSCILPKDVKTGDWVLAVLTNHKLRGNFKFCAKLIKFIAKSNDPLVPWLATLEKHQLEISEPNSKVQNIVFNNDFPRTDCTNLNFITIDHHSTKDIDDALFIERDLSGNFVLTVAISDPTSYVDLGSKLDKIALNRAFTHYLPGFNVPMLPRILSENKCSLKINKRRPAIACKIFFNCDGTILHQKTNFFLTWVMSKSQLSYKSVSDWLENKGEWFPESDLVANQLLLLNELCHVRIQWRKKHALLFNERPEYVFKLSNSFEILDICSESKRIANKIVEESMIAANFCAAKFLSDKLGFGIYNIHSGFDFINAKRIVKLLSKYNISFDVNEIMTLNGFCKLKRLLDSVPNEYLRNRIQRFLSFGGIDNVPGPHFALGFPFYATWTSPIRKYGDMINHRLLKVIITGEGEALIPNNKVLMKINNRRRCMKMAERDVENWLYVIFLKSKNHSNKVFSAKIIDICRSGIKVKLLENGANVFLPSTLLHSDKSEILCNREKGIVYIMGKEYYVISSIIKVTLIDIKLDARSIIGKPVI, encoded by the coding sequence ATGTTTCATAATCATCCATTACTTTCAAAATTAAAAAAAAAACTACACTCTAAAATTCCTAGAATTGAAGGAACAATTAAAAGTACTAGAAAAGGATTTGGATTTTTAGAAATAAATTCACATACTAGCTATTTTGTACCTCCTCAAGAAATGAAATTAGTAATGCATGGAGATCGTGTTATAGCACAATTAAAAATTGAAAATAACAGAGAAGTTGTTTATCCAGAAAAATTAATAGAACCATTTTTGTCTAATTTCATTGGTAAAATTCAAATAATTCAAGAAAATTTTTACGTAAAACCTGATTATCCATATTATAAAGAGCTAATTTCATGTACAGTTTCCTGTATACTTCCAAAAGATGTTAAAACTGGAGATTGGGTTTTAGCTGTATTAACAAATCATAAATTAAGAGGTAATTTTAAATTTTGTGCTAAATTAATTAAATTTATAGCAAAATCTAATGATCCGTTAGTTCCATGGTTAGCAACTCTTGAGAAGCACCAATTAGAAATTTCAGAACCTAATTCAAAAGTACAGAACATTGTTTTTAATAATGATTTTCCAAGAACAGATTGTACTAATTTAAATTTTATTACTATTGACCATCATTCTACTAAAGATATTGATGATGCATTATTTATTGAAAGAGATTTGTCTGGAAATTTTGTTTTAACTGTTGCTATTTCCGATCCTACTTCATATGTAGATTTAGGAAGTAAATTAGACAAGATAGCATTAAATAGAGCATTTACTCATTACTTACCTGGTTTTAATGTTCCAATGCTTCCCCGTATTTTATCTGAAAACAAATGCTCACTAAAAATTAATAAACGTCGTCCTGCTATTGCTTGTAAAATTTTTTTTAATTGTGATGGCACAATATTGCATCAGAAAACTAACTTTTTTTTAACATGGGTAATGTCTAAATCTCAATTATCGTATAAATCTGTTTCGGATTGGCTAGAAAACAAAGGAGAATGGTTTCCAGAATCCGATTTAGTTGCAAATCAATTACTGCTGTTGAACGAGTTATGTCATGTTAGAATTCAATGGAGAAAAAAACATGCGTTATTGTTCAACGAGCGTCCAGAATATGTCTTCAAATTATCAAATTCTTTTGAAATATTAGATATATGTTCTGAATCTAAAAGAATAGCTAATAAAATTGTTGAAGAATCAATGATAGCAGCCAATTTTTGTGCAGCAAAATTTTTGTCAGATAAATTAGGATTTGGAATATATAATATACATTCTGGATTCGATTTTATTAATGCAAAACGTATTGTTAAATTGTTATCCAAATATAATATTTCATTTGACGTTAATGAAATTATGACACTAAACGGATTTTGTAAATTAAAACGTTTATTAGACAGTGTTCCTAATGAATATCTTAGAAATCGCATTCAAAGATTTTTGTCTTTTGGAGGAATTGATAACGTACCTGGACCTCATTTTGCTTTAGGATTTCCATTTTATGCTACTTGGACTTCGCCAATTAGAAAATATGGAGATATGATTAATCATCGCCTTTTAAAAGTTATTATTACAGGAGAAGGAGAAGCACTTATACCTAACAATAAAGTTTTGATGAAAATAAATAATAGAAGACGTTGTATGAAAATGGCAGAACGAGATGTTGAAAATTGGTTATATGTAATTTTCTTAAAATCAAAAAATCATAGCAATAAAGTTTTTAGTGCTAAAATTATTGACATATGTCGTTCTGGAATAAAAGTAAAACTTTTGGAAAATGGAGCTAATGTTTTTTTACCTTCTACATTATTGCACTCTGATAAGAGTGAAATTTTATGTAATAGAGAAAAAGGAATTGTATATATTATGGGAAAAGAATATTATGTTATTTCTAGTATTATTAAAGTTACATTAATAGATATAAAATTAGATGCAAGAAGTATCATAGGTAAGCCTGTTATTTAA
- a CDS encoding YchE family NAAT transporter — MNSFIFDMSTYVSFFFSLFALINPIGMIPIFMSMTNSQSEIERNQTNFTTNIAVTFILFFSLLFGSVVLDLFNISLSSFRIAGGMLIISLAFAMVNGKLISNIKKDINKNRNKNVTGNIAVVPLAMPLIAGPGAISSTIIWSTHYSSWVNILGCTITIIIFSCFCWCLFKISPLIVEIIGENGINVMTRIMGLLLMAIGVELIILGLKSIFLGYI; from the coding sequence ATGAATAGTTTCATTTTTGATATGTCTACATATGTAAGTTTTTTTTTCAGTTTGTTTGCTTTAATTAATCCTATTGGAATGATTCCTATTTTTATGAGCATGACTAATTCTCAATCTGAGATTGAAAGAAACCAAACAAATTTTACTACAAATATAGCAGTAACTTTTATTTTATTTTTTTCATTGCTGTTTGGAAGTGTTGTTTTAGATTTATTCAATATTTCTCTGAGTTCTTTTAGAATTGCTGGAGGTATGTTAATTATTTCTCTTGCGTTTGCTATGGTAAATGGAAAATTAATATCAAATATAAAGAAAGATATAAATAAAAATAGAAACAAAAATGTAACTGGAAACATTGCTGTTGTTCCGTTAGCCATGCCTTTAATAGCAGGTCCTGGTGCTATTAGTTCTACTATAATTTGGAGTACTCATTATTCTAGTTGGGTTAATATATTAGGATGTACAATTACAATTATTATTTTTTCATGTTTTTGTTGGTGTTTATTCAAAATTTCACCTTTAATTGTAGAAATCATTGGAGAAAATGGAATTAATGTGATGACACGAATCATGGGTTTGTTACTAATGGCAATAGGTGTTGAACTTATAATATTAGGGTTAAAATCTATTTTTTTGGGTTATATTTAA